One genomic window of Conger conger chromosome 7, fConCon1.1, whole genome shotgun sequence includes the following:
- the LOC133132502 gene encoding odorant receptor 131-2-like — MTAVVVTEIIVILGTSFFFTFLSGIMFFILWSKPKFREDSRYILFAHMLINDSVHLMGTIVLFLCVLAFLHMSKAICSILVLITVVTYHNTPLNLAVISLERYVAIRFPLRHTEIATQRRTAIAIGLIWLISSVNILIELFYSIALDPHFFTAPVLCLREQMLIEEWQLAFSTGLNFFFLVVVALTILYIYISITFIAKSASTNKDSANKARKTVLLHMFQLGLCVTSFLFILFESLIVKTATALYVPLQYLNFFCLLVLPRCLSPLIYGLRDNAIRPLFLGYFRYNPTTLK; from the coding sequence ATGACTGCAGTTGTGGTGACAGAGATAATTGTGATATTGGGTACGTCATTTTTCTTTACCTTCTTGAGTGGCATCATGTTCTTCATTCTGTGGAGCAAACCAAAATTCAGGGAGGACTCGCGTTACATCCTCTTTGCCCACATGCTCATCAATGATTCTGTTCATCTGATGGGCACTATAGTGTTGTTCTTATGTGTCTTGGCATTCCTGCATATGTCTAAGGCCATCTGCTCTATCCTGGTACTGATTACTGTAGTCACTTATCACAACACCCCACTCAACCTGGCAGTGATTTCACTGGAGCGCTATGTGGCCATTCGCTTCCCTTTGCGTCACACAGAGATTGCCACCCAGAGAAGGACAGCGATCGCTATTGGACTAATATGGCTCATTAGCTCTGTTAACATCCTCATTGAGCTATTTTACAGCATTGCACTTGATCCCCACTTTTTCACTGCACCCGTATTATGTCTACGGGAGCAGATGTTAATTGAGGAATGGCAGCTCGCCTTTAGCACTgggttgaatttttttttccttgtggtTGTGGCTCTGACGATCCTCTATATTTACATTAGTATAACATTCATAGCTAAATCAGCTTCCACAAACAAGGATTCAGCCAATAAGGCTCGCAAAACTGTGCTGCTCCACATGTTTCAGCTGGGACTATGTGTCACCTCTTTTCTGTTTATATTGTTTGAGTCTCTGATTGTCAAGACTGCCACTGCCTTGTATGTGCCTCTGCAATACTTGAACTTTTTTTGCCTCCTTGTTCTTCCCCGATGTCTGAGTCCCCTCATTTATGGCCTGAGAGACAATGCCATCCGGCCACTTTTCCTTGGGTACTTCAGGTACAACCCCACCACACTCAAGTAA
- the LOC133132503 gene encoding odorant receptor 131-2-like, with translation MTAVVVTEVIVILGTAFFFTFLSGLMFFILWSKPKFREDSRYILFAHMLINDSVHLMGNIVLFLFALAFLHMSKAVCSIMVLISVITYHNTPLNLAVISLERYVAIRFPLRHTEIATQRRTAIAIGIMWLISSVNILIEIFYSIALDPHFFTAPVFCTRQQMLIEEWQLAVNSGLNFFFLVVVALTILYIYISITFVAKSASTNKDSANKARRTVLLHMFQLGLCITSLLFVLFEALIVKTTTALYVPLQFLNFFCLLVLPRCLSPLIYGLRDSAIRPLFLRYFRCNPTTLK, from the coding sequence ATGACTGCAGTTGTGGTGACAGAGGTAATTGTGATATTGGGTACAGCATTTTTCTTTACCTTTTTGAGTGGCCTCATGTTCTTCATTCTGTGGAGCAAACCAAAATTCAGGGAGGACTCGCGTTACATCCTCTTTGCCCACATGCTCATCAATGATTCTGTTCATCTGATGGGCAATATAGTGTTGTTCTTATTTGCCTTGGCATTCCTGCATATGTCTAAGGCCGTCTGCTCTATCATGGTACTGATTAGTGTAATCACTTATCACAACACCCCACTCAACCTGGCAGTGATTTCACTGGAGCGCTATGTGGCCATTCGCTTCCCTTTGCGTCACACAGAGATCGCCACCCAGAGAAGGACAGCGATCGCTATTGGAATAATGTGGCTCATTAGCTCTGTTAACATCCTCATTGAGATATTTTACAGCATTGCACTTGATCCCCACTTTTTCACTGCACCCGTATTTTGTACACGGCAGCAGATGTTAATTGAGGAATGGCAGCTCGCCGTTAACAGTgggttgaatttttttttccttgtggtTGTGGCTCTGACAATCCTCTATATTTACATTAGTATAACATTCGTAGCTAAATCAGCTTCCACAAACAAGGATTCAGCCAATAAGGCTCGCAGAACTGTGCTGCTCCACATGTTTCAGCTGGGACTATGTATCACCTCTTTGCTGTTTGTATTGTTTGAGGCTCTGATTGTCAAGACTACCACTGCCTTGTATGTGCCTCTGCAATTCTTGAACTTTTTTTGCCTCCTTGTTCTTCCCCGATGTCTGAGTCCCCTCATTTATGGCCTGAGAGACAGTGCCATCCGGCCACTTTTCCTCAGGTACTTCAGGTGCAACCCCACCACACTCAAGTAA